The window CGGGCAAGGGTCTGGGCACCGTCACCGCCAGGGAGGGCAGCCACCAGCAAAACAGGAGGTCACTCTCCCTGGCCTGGCCCAGGCCCTCAGAGGGCCCATCTGCCCCAGCTCAGAGCCTGCCTCCCACCTGCTTGGGAGGCAGGCTCTGATGCTCCCCAGCCTGGGCTTGGGGCCGGAATGTTGTGCCTGGGCTGAGGGCCCTCTAGGGAGCCAGCCCCACCCTCACAGAGGCCTGGCTGCCTGAGTCTGCCTGGGGTCAAGGCAGAAGGACCCACTTGGGCTTCCTGCCACCATCTGTCCACGCCTGTCAGTGCCACCTGCACAGAGGGCATGCCACTTCAGTGCAAGAGACCAGGCGACCCTGGACAGCTCCCCCTTTGCCCATCTTGGGGCCAACGATCTCCACCGGCCACACTAGGGGAATGGACCCTGGCTCCCAGTGCTGGCAGGAAAAGGAGACAGACCCGAGGGCAAACAGGAGAGACTGAGTTACGGGCGCTCAGGCTGCTCCTTGGTGGGCAGACGGGTGGGCAGACGGGGAAGGAGTCTTTGGAGCTTGGCAAATGCAGGGGCttattgcaggggcttctctcggGCTGACCCTGACACCAGCtctggagaggcaggcaggaacGGCAGGGCAGGCCGGGACCACGCCCTCCCTGGGCCCCCGAGTTTCCAGAGCTTTGGGCAGGGTTCTGCGGGGTGGCTGTGGGGCCTCACTCAGCCTCCCTGGGCACCTCGGAAGCGTCGGCCCGGCAAATGGGACACGTCCGGTTGGCCTGGGGGAAACAACCACATGTCAAGACTCCGCTCTCGCCCAACCCCCATCCCATCTGAGGCTCTTCTGCTGCCGTGGGGACCTGGCTCCCTGTGTGGAGCCAGAACTCCTGGATGCCGAAGAGGATGCAGAGGGAAGCCCTCcagtccccctcctccctccccacacctggGAGCAGCATGGGAACCTTACCTTCAACCACTTGTCGACACACTTGGTGTGGAACTCGTGGTTGCAGGGGAGGACCCGGAGCAGCTGCCGCGCCTCGAAATCACTGAAGCAGACAACACACCTGGGAGGAGGCACAGCGCGTCACCCCAACACTGATGGCAGGGCAGACTCATGGCAGGGCGCAAAGCCCCACCCAGGAGATTAGAAACCTATCTGTGCtcagagaggctgggggagggggctgaaGAGGAGGCCCGGGCACTCACAGCGTCTGCTCCGACTGGTGACTGTCCGGGTGAAAGCGGTACGATGGAAGCTGCTCGATGTCCGCTTTGGTGAGGCCACGGGGTTTGGCGTCTCCCAGCCGCTCGGCCAGATTCAGGAGAGCCTGGACGCGGGCAGGAGGGGAGAGTCAGCGGCGGCCAGGGCTGGAGGTCCCCCAGGCCCCCACTTCCCAGGACCGGGCTCCATGGGACCTCATAGTTCTCCATCTCCACGTCATCCACATCAAGATCCAGGCTGATGGTGGGCCCCATTGCTGTTGGTGACATCGGCAGCATCGAGCTAGTGGGAGACAAGCACGTGGGCCCAGGGTCAAGGACAGTAGGCACAGAGAGCATTGCGGGGCTCCCCTGATTCCCACCATGAAACTAAGCCCAGAACTCTGCACTGTTCACACTAGGGACCCTACTGGGGAGCGTGAGTGTGCAGGTCTGGTCTAGTGGGGATgctggggggtgggagtgggggggcTCGAGCAGCCCTGGGACCTCTGTGGGACCCTGTTTGGGTCTAACCACTAAAGGCCCCAGGAGAACACAGCCCCACAGCTCTGGAGCAGCTGTGCAGGTACTTACAGGAAGTAGGGCAGGAAGCTGGGGTAATACGGTGGTGGGGGAGGCggcgggggtggcgggggcaGCGGCTGTTGCAGGCGGTATCTCTGGGTGCTCAGTCTCCGAGGCATCACGTGGGAATATGGCTGCAAGAGGGGGGCCAGGGGCAGGTCAGCCACGGGCCTGTCTCCCCGGTCACCCTCGAGCCAGAGCAGGGGTGGCACTCACCACACCGAAGGACAGCTCGTGGTGCAGGGTGTCGTGGGGCAGGTAGTGCATGGGCACGGACGCCGACAGGGTCGGGCCTGGGGCCGAGGTGGAGTAGGTGAAGCTCCCCAGGGGGTGCTGATCCCCCCGGAGATCCACATCATTGTCGAGGCGCTGCAGGGGCTGCGGGGAGATGGCGGGGGAGGTGGGGTTTGGCCGTCAGTGACGAGGGGAgtcccctggcccccaccccgcccaccatCCCCTGTAGCACCAGACCCCTCGCCGGGACTCACCATGCGTGGGTGCTGTGTCTGCAGGGACATAAACTGCCCAAGAGGCGCCATGTGAGCgggctgggggtgtggggctGGCGGCGGGGGGTGTAGGATGTAGTGGTCACTGGAGATGAGATGAGGGTAGGCCTGATAGGGCACAGGGAGCTGCTGCATGGTACACGCCTGGATCAGCTGCTGAGAAAGGGGGCAGAGGCTGGAGAACACTTCTGGGCTCTGGGTCCAGTCTTAGGTTTGTGGGATCAGGGCCAGGGCCCATTCCACCCAGTGAGAAGCCCTCTGGACCATCTAGCCCTGGCCTAGGCCTCCCAGGCAGGACATCTTGCTCTGAAGGCCCACAGTGACGACTCCAAACCATACAGCAGGCCCTGCGATGCAGGGCCATCCCTGAGCTCTGCAATGCCCTTCCACTGGACATGAATACACGTACACTCTTCTGGACAAGGCTGTGGCCTGGAGCCCAGAGGACTCTGACAGCCTGGGTAAGGGCCGTTAAGTGCAGCTCAGTTTTGCTACAGGCCCAAGCCTGAGGCCTTCAGCTAGAGACAGACCAGGAAGCCTGGGTGGGCGCTCACTCACCGGGGGCGGGAGGCAGCAGAGCGGGTAGTGCTGCCCGCTGAACATCACGGAGCATGCTGGGAGCTGCTGAGCGCTGCAGCCAGGGATGTGCTGGCCTGCAGGCAAGGGGAAGCCTTGGGTGGTCACCGTGGTGACTGTGTAGGACAGAGGGACAGGTCCCTGGTGCACCTGCAGAAGAGAGACCCAGAACTGTGGGGAGGCCACTCGGCGGCCCCTGAGGTGAGAAAGTCCCGCCGGGCCagctctcttcccttctctagcTGGGGCCTACCCACTGTAGACCTGGCTGCTACCTCCTGCCCCAAGCCCCTGAGAGTCCTCTGGGAACCCAGGAGGGGCTCTCTAGCTCTATCAACTCATCCAccgtgtggccccagggaaggtccttcccttctctgggcttcaATGCACCAACCTGTACACCAGGGCTAAAGATGCCTCCCTGAACGGAGCAATGAGTTCAGCAAGGTGAAGTCAGGGTATTGCTCCTCTGCTCCTTGGACCGACTTGCCAGAGGCCACGGCGGCAAGGCAGAGTGCAGGGGTGGGGAGTTCTGCCTACCTGCTCGTGGAGATCAACCATGAACGGGCTCTGCTGGGAGACTGGGTGCAGCATTCGGGGGCTCCCGCCGGCAGGAGCCGAGGCTCGGCGCTCCTCTACGGGGAGGTGTGCTGGTCGGGGCGGCAGCTGCTGGGAGGGGAAGCGCTCATCCTGGGCCGGCAGGCTGGCCACGGGGCCCTCGTGGCTGGGGCTGCACCACAGAGAGGAGGCCCCAGTAGCACTGACGGGGGCTGCTCATTCACAGAGCATGGAAGAAGCCAAAGGTCCACTACCCACTGGGTAAGGAAGACAGCTCAGGGCCCTGGGCCCACCGCCCCCGGCCCCTGTGCCAGCCCAGGCTGACAGCCCCCATGCCAGTGGCTCCAGGATCCATGGGACTGGGAAGTTCCGTCCTACCTTCCCCAGAGCTGGCCCGGGCTGCTGCTGGGTCCTGCAGGGAATCGCCGCTGACCCCCAGGGGCAGAGGGTGCCCACCTAGTCACTGCCAGAGCCCATGGTTGCATCAGGGGTGGCAGAGGGCTGGAGGGGCTGCGCCAGGGTACACGACCCTAGGAGGCAAACCAACAAAGGGACTAAGGCACAGAAAGTTCAGTCCCTTGCTCCATAAGCGGTCAGGGAAGGAGCATCAAACTTCTGCACCCTGGTTCCGGAAGCCCACTGATGCTGCCCACCATGCCCCTGTGCTCTCCTGGCAGCACCGTGCTCTGGCACTGGGGTTCAGGGCCGACAGACCAGAGAGAGCCTTGGCCTGCAGGGAGTCCAGAGGGCTGGCTAACATGCTTCCAGGCCAGGTGGCTCTGGTGT is drawn from Bos mutus isolate GX-2022 chromosome 7, NWIPB_WYAK_1.1, whole genome shotgun sequence and contains these coding sequences:
- the RNF44 gene encoding RING finger protein 44 isoform X2, yielding MQPWALAVTRWAPSAPGGQRRFPAGPSSSPGQLWGSPSHEGPVASLPAQDERFPSQQLPPRPAHLPVEERRASAPAGGSPRMLHPVSQQSPFMVDLHEQVHQGPVPLSYTVTTVTTQGFPLPAGQHIPGCSAQQLPACSVMFSGQHYPLCCLPPPLIQACTMQQLPVPYQAYPHLISSDHYILHPPPPAPHPQPAHMAPLGQFMSLQTQHPRMPLQRLDNDVDLRGDQHPLGSFTYSTSAPGPTLSASVPMHYLPHDTLHHELSFGVPYSHVMPRRLSTQRYRLQQPLPPPPPPPPPPPYYPSFLPYFLSMLPMSPTAMGPTISLDLDVDDVEMENYEALLNLAERLGDAKPRGLTKADIEQLPSYRFHPDSHQSEQTLCVVCFSDFEARQLLRVLPCNHEFHTKCVDKWLKANRTCPICRADASEVPREAE
- the RNF44 gene encoding RING finger protein 44 isoform X1, with protein sequence MQPWALAVTRWAPSAPGGQRRFPAGPSSSPGQLWGSPSHEGPVASLPAQDERFPSQQLPPRPAHLPVEERRASAPAGGSPRMLHPVSQQSPFMVDLHEQVHQGPVPLSYTVTTVTTQGFPLPAGQHIPGCSAQQLPACSVMFSGQHYPLCCLPPPQLIQACTMQQLPVPYQAYPHLISSDHYILHPPPPAPHPQPAHMAPLGQFMSLQTQHPRMPLQRLDNDVDLRGDQHPLGSFTYSTSAPGPTLSASVPMHYLPHDTLHHELSFGVPYSHVMPRRLSTQRYRLQQPLPPPPPPPPPPPYYPSFLPYFLSMLPMSPTAMGPTISLDLDVDDVEMENYEALLNLAERLGDAKPRGLTKADIEQLPSYRFHPDSHQSEQTLCVVCFSDFEARQLLRVLPCNHEFHTKCVDKWLKANRTCPICRADASEVPREAE
- the RNF44 gene encoding RING finger protein 44 isoform X3 encodes the protein MLHPVSQQSPFMVDLHEQVHQGPVPLSYTVTTVTTQGFPLPAGQHIPGCSAQQLPACSVMFSGQHYPLCCLPPPQLIQACTMQQLPVPYQAYPHLISSDHYILHPPPPAPHPQPAHMAPLGQFMSLQTQHPRMPLQRLDNDVDLRGDQHPLGSFTYSTSAPGPTLSASVPMHYLPHDTLHHELSFGVPYSHVMPRRLSTQRYRLQQPLPPPPPPPPPPPYYPSFLPYFLSMLPMSPTAMGPTISLDLDVDDVEMENYEALLNLAERLGDAKPRGLTKADIEQLPSYRFHPDSHQSEQTLCVVCFSDFEARQLLRVLPCNHEFHTKCVDKWLKANRTCPICRADASEVPREAE